A section of the Desulfurobacteriaceae bacterium genome encodes:
- a CDS encoding RluA family pseudouridine synthase: MFRTVEKKVEEPQKLIDIVSAEVESRKKAKKIIDEGLCSVNGVKNLYYRKLVKPQSIVRFSVPEFLFKKKDFQILFEDEYLIVVNKPPFINSNKDFPNIEVLLRKKYKDALVVHRLDKHTTGALIVAKSKRVFDLFVDLFKKRKVKKIYTVLVADEISKKKGRITIPLDGKEAVTNFRLIEDLGSTSLLEVEILTGRKHQIRKHFSFLSHPVVGEFKYWKRRFKNPLHLFAPRIMLHAKLIAFPHPVNGRTVRVEAPLFKDFEDYLEFLKKGGSIPQS; encoded by the coding sequence GTGTTCAGGACTGTAGAGAAGAAAGTTGAAGAGCCACAAAAGCTAATTGATATAGTGTCTGCAGAAGTTGAAAGCAGGAAAAAAGCAAAAAAGATCATAGATGAGGGTTTATGTTCAGTAAACGGCGTTAAGAATCTCTATTACAGGAAACTTGTAAAACCTCAAAGTATTGTCAGATTTTCGGTTCCTGAATTCCTTTTTAAGAAGAAAGATTTTCAAATTCTTTTTGAAGATGAATACTTAATAGTTGTAAACAAACCTCCATTTATTAATAGCAATAAAGATTTTCCCAACATAGAAGTTCTTTTAAGAAAAAAGTATAAAGATGCCTTGGTAGTTCATAGACTTGATAAACATACTACTGGAGCTCTCATTGTTGCTAAGTCAAAAAGGGTGTTTGATCTTTTTGTTGATCTTTTCAAAAAGAGGAAAGTCAAGAAGATTTACACTGTACTCGTAGCAGATGAAATTTCAAAAAAGAAAGGAAGAATAACCATTCCTTTAGATGGAAAGGAAGCAGTTACAAATTTCAGATTAATAGAAGATTTGGGATCAACTTCCCTCTTAGAGGTAGAAATCTTAACTGGAAGAAAACATCAAATAAGGAAACATTTTTCCTTTTTAAGCCATCCTGTCGTAGGAGAGTTTAAATACTGGAAAAGAAGATTTAAAAACCCTCTGCACCTTTTTGCTCCAAGGATTATGCTACATGCGAAACTTATAGCCTTCCCTCATCCAGTTAATGGGAGAACGGTTAGGGTAGAAGCTCCCCTTTTTAAAGATTTTGAGGATTATTTAGAGTTTTTAAAGAAAGGGGGAAGCATCCCCCAAAGTTAA
- a CDS encoding peroxiredoxin — protein sequence MALVGQKAPEFEVQVYDPVNDKYDKVKLSDYVPNNEGKFLVLCFYPADFTFVUPTELAAVAAKYDEIKARGAEVLAISTDTVFSHQIFCKVEPLMKNVKFLLGADPTGEVARKYGVYMEDAGIARRGRFIINPDGIIVAEEVLNLPVGRNVNELLRQLDAWKYVYEHPDEACPANWRPGKKTLKPGPDIAGKVGDVITIDEILS from the coding sequence ATGGCTCTTGTAGGGCAAAAGGCTCCAGAGTTTGAAGTACAGGTTTACGATCCTGTAAACGACAAGTATGATAAGGTTAAGCTTTCCGACTACGTTCCAAACAACGAAGGGAAATTCTTAGTTCTCTGCTTCTATCCAGCCGATTTTACATTTGTCTGACCAACAGAACTCGCTGCGGTCGCAGCGAAATACGATGAGATCAAAGCACGTGGAGCAGAAGTTCTCGCTATCTCTACAGACACAGTATTTAGCCACCAAATCTTCTGCAAGGTAGAACCTCTTATGAAGAACGTTAAATTCTTACTCGGTGCTGATCCGACAGGAGAAGTCGCTAGAAAATACGGCGTATACATGGAAGATGCAGGAATTGCAAGAAGAGGAAGGTTTATTATTAATCCAGACGGCATTATAGTAGCAGAAGAAGTTCTTAACCTACCAGTTGGTAGAAACGTAAACGAACTTTTAAGACAACTTGACGCGTGGAAGTACGTTTACGAACATCCGGACGAAGCTTGTCCGGCTAACTGGAGACCTGGTAAGAAAACCCTCAAGCCAGGACCAGACATTGCTGGAAAAGTTGGAGACGTTATTACTATTGATGAAATCCTATCTTAG